One stretch of Timaviella obliquedivisa GSE-PSE-MK23-08B DNA includes these proteins:
- a CDS encoding 50S ribosome-binding GTPase yields MPEPHEPDATQSTSKPLSWMEGVTNRVRKILPVKVNPAQWFSINEAQVAEILERVRSELPTTEAVLVGKPQSGKSSIVRGLTGVSAEIIGQGFRPHTQHTQRYAYPSADLPLIIFTDTVGLGDISRDTQTIAQELAGDLQQKSRGARVLILTVKISDFATDSLKQIAQEIRQQHPDIPCLLAVTCLHEVYPPNADHPPYPPASEEIDRIFSALKATFTGCYDAAILIDFTLEEDGYEPVFYGLEAFREALAEMLPEAESEAIYQLLDEGASDKIGTLYRDTAHRYMTAFTVMAATLAAVPLPFATMPVLTALQVSMVGLLGKLYGQTLTPSQAGGVVSAIAGGFLAQAVGRELVKFIPGFGSVIAASWAAAYTWSLGEGACLYFGDLMGGKKPDPQQIQAVMKEAFQSAQERFRRVKS; encoded by the coding sequence ATGCCTGAACCACACGAGCCGGATGCCACTCAATCTACTAGCAAGCCGCTTTCTTGGATGGAGGGTGTGACAAACCGTGTAAGAAAAATATTGCCTGTAAAGGTTAACCCTGCTCAATGGTTCAGCATCAACGAAGCTCAAGTTGCCGAAATTTTAGAGCGAGTCCGTTCAGAACTTCCGACGACGGAGGCTGTCTTAGTTGGTAAACCGCAATCGGGTAAAAGCTCAATTGTGCGAGGTTTAACTGGGGTTTCGGCTGAAATTATTGGGCAAGGGTTTCGTCCTCATACTCAGCATACTCAACGCTACGCCTATCCTTCTGCTGATTTGCCGTTGATTATCTTCACAGATACTGTTGGTTTGGGAGATATTAGCCGTGATACTCAGACGATCGCTCAAGAGTTAGCAGGCGATCTCCAACAAAAAAGCAGAGGAGCCAGAGTCTTAATCCTCACCGTTAAAATTAGCGACTTCGCCACCGATAGCCTCAAACAAATTGCTCAAGAAATCCGGCAGCAACACCCTGATATTCCCTGCCTTCTAGCTGTTACTTGTCTCCACGAAGTTTATCCTCCCAACGCCGACCATCCGCCCTACCCTCCCGCTTCTGAAGAAATCGATCGCATTTTTTCTGCCCTCAAAGCTACGTTCACGGGCTGTTATGATGCCGCCATTCTCATCGATTTCACCCTGGAAGAAGATGGCTATGAGCCTGTTTTTTATGGTTTGGAAGCCTTTAGAGAGGCTCTTGCCGAGATGCTTCCCGAAGCCGAATCGGAAGCCATTTATCAGCTTTTAGACGAAGGCGCTAGTGACAAAATTGGCACGCTTTACCGCGATACGGCGCACCGTTATATGACAGCCTTTACCGTGATGGCGGCGACATTGGCGGCTGTGCCCCTACCTTTTGCGACCATGCCCGTTTTGACGGCTTTACAAGTTTCAATGGTGGGCTTACTGGGGAAATTGTATGGGCAAACGTTGACCCCTTCTCAGGCGGGTGGCGTGGTAAGTGCGATCGCCGGGGGCTTCTTAGCTCAAGCAGTCGGGCGAGAATTGGTCAAGTTTATCCCTGGTTTTGGCAGCGTGATAGCAGCATCTTGGGCAGCAGCTTATACCTGGTCGCTGGGTGAAGGAGCTTGCCTTTACTTTGGGGATTTAATGGGTGGAAAGAAACCTGATCCGCAGCAAATTCAAGCGGTGATGAAAGAAGCGTTTCAATCGGCGCAGGAAAGATTTAGGCGGGTTAAATCTTAG